One window from the genome of Eucalyptus grandis isolate ANBG69807.140 chromosome 7, ASM1654582v1, whole genome shotgun sequence encodes:
- the LOC104454207 gene encoding uncharacterized protein sll0005 isoform X2: protein MATTAFALSPPPPSMPISALRSNSRALAARASASASAGKKRSRVRAFGDFSHFADAVKKDASFLRKRIGRGIEWANEALRIPLVAKTLDDVVWLRVLENPDAPPVEDCPWPRPCYPELSGLDLVMADLRALEAYMAYFYCLSRVWSRPLPEVYNVEDVNYYFSCRPHVVALRLLEVFFSFASATVKIRASGIASYLRLNSDKDNDGNISQYNFGLALKETMLNLGPTFIKVGQSLSTRPDIIGSEISKALSELHDQIPPFPRTVAMQTIKEEFGSPAQSIFSHISEDPVAAASFGQVYRGKTLDGLDVAIKVQRPNLRHVVVRDIYILRLALGLVQKIAKRKSDLRLYADELGKGLVGELDYTLEASNAAEFSETHSHFTFMRVPKVLEHLSRKRVLTMEWMVGESPTDLLEVSTSNAMVGGCAYSEEQIFDAKRRLLDLVATPSQRGSNASSYVLNLLHFSSKR, encoded by the exons atGGCGACGACGGCGTTCGCtctgtcgccgccgccgccgtccatGCCTATCTCGGCGCTCCGCTCCAACTCCCGCGCGCTCGCGGcgagggcgtcggcgtcggcgtcggcgggGAAGAAGCGGAGCCGAGTCCGAGCGTTCGGGGACTTCAGCCATTTCGCCGACGCGGTCAAGAAGGACGCGAGCTTCCTGAGGAAGAGGATCGGCAGAGGCATCGAGTGGGCGAACGAGGCGCTCCGCATCCCGTTGGTCGCCAAAACCCTCGACGACGTGGTGTGGCTCAGGGTTTTGGAGAATCCCGACGCTCCTCCCGTCGAGGATTGTCCTTGGCCTCGTCCTTGCTATCCGG AACTCTCTGGGTTGGACTTGGTCATGGCTGATCTCAGAGCTTTGGAGGCATACATGGCTTATTTCTACTGTCTATCAAGGGTCTGGTCAAGGCCACTTCCTGAAGTCTATAATGTGGAAGATGTCAATTATTATTTCAGCTGCAGACCTCATGTTGTGGCCCTCCGGCTCCTCGAG gtcttcttctcctttgcaTCTGCCACTGTCAAAATTCGAGCATCAGGAATTGCCAGTTACTTGAGATTGAATTCAGATAAGGACAATGATGGCAACATTTCCCAGTACAATTTTGGGTTGGCGTTGAAAGAAACAATGTTAAATCTGGGGCCCACTTTCATCAAAG TTGGACAGTCTCTTTCCACGAGGCCAGATATTATCGGTTCTGAAATTTCAAAG GCGCTGTCTGAGCTGCATGATCAGATACCTCCTTTTCCCAGGACTGTGGCCATGCAAACCATCAAGGAAGAGTTTGGCTCTCCTGCCCAATCAATCTTCAGTCACATTTCTGAGGATCCTGTTGCTGCTGCATCATTTGGTCAG GTCTATCGTGGAAAGACTCTTGATGGACTTGATGTGGCTATAAAAGTTCAACGTCCTAATTTGCGACATGTGGTCGTGCGGGATATCTATATTCTCCGTCTAGCG CTGGGGCTTGTGCAAAAGATAGCTAAGAGAAAAAGTGACCTCCGATTGTATGCTGATGAGCTTGGGAAAGGTTTAGTAGGAGAATTGGATTACACCCTAGAAGCGTCAAATGCTGCAGAATTTTCG GAAACTCATTCCCACTTTACTTTTATGCGTGTTCCAAAAGTATTGGAACATCTTAGTCGGAAGAGGGTTTTGACAATGGAATGGATGGTTGGTGAGAGCCCAACTGACCTACTTGAAGTTTCTACTTCAAATGCCATGGTTGGTGGCTGTGCTTACTCTGAGGAGCAAATATTTGATGCAAAGAGGCGCCTTCTTGATCTG GTGGCCACACCTTCCCAAAGAGGCtcaaatgcatcatcatatgtTCTAAATCTGCTCCATTTCTCAAGCAAAAGGTGA
- the LOC104454207 gene encoding uncharacterized protein slr1919 isoform X1 → MATTAFALSPPPPSMPISALRSNSRALAARASASASAGKKRSRVRAFGDFSHFADAVKKDASFLRKRIGRGIEWANEALRIPLVAKTLDDVVWLRVLENPDAPPVEDCPWPRPCYPELSGLDLVMADLRALEAYMAYFYCLSRVWSRPLPEVYNVEDVNYYFSCRPHVVALRLLEVFFSFASATVKIRASGIASYLRLNSDKDNDGNISQYNFGLALKETMLNLGPTFIKVGQSLSTRPDIIGSEISKALSELHDQIPPFPRTVAMQTIKEEFGSPAQSIFSHISEDPVAAASFGQVYRGKTLDGLDVAIKVQRPNLRHVVVRDIYILRLALGLVQKIAKRKSDLRLYADELGKGLVGELDYTLEASNAAEFSETHSHFTFMRVPKVLEHLSRKRVLTMEWMVGESPTDLLEVSTSNAMVGGCAYSEEQIFDAKRRLLDLVSKGVESTLVQLLETGLLHADPHPGNLRYTSTGQIGFLDFGLLCQMERRHQLAMLASIVHIVNGDWASLIQALTEMDVVRPGTNLWRVTMDLEDALGEVEFTDGIPDVKFSRVLGKIWSVALKYHFRMPPYYTLVLRSLASFEGLAVAADPNFKTFQAAYPYVVRKLLTENTAATRKILHSVVFTKKKEFQWERLSLFLKVGVTRKSMQGSRALNDDASLDIIPNRNTSAFDVANLVLRLLPSKQGVVLRRLLMTADGASLIRAMVSKEGGFFRQQLCGIIAEILYHWMLGAIGSSTRVAQYNSRVKLASGTSNYELGPSSGRSTSIYDYQSIFRDRRLRVIFSKALRSAQSDPVLMLRFCWSSLVIFVTASALACHRAVVNLSEAYLGPLSFVPKRFAIST, encoded by the exons atGGCGACGACGGCGTTCGCtctgtcgccgccgccgccgtccatGCCTATCTCGGCGCTCCGCTCCAACTCCCGCGCGCTCGCGGcgagggcgtcggcgtcggcgtcggcgggGAAGAAGCGGAGCCGAGTCCGAGCGTTCGGGGACTTCAGCCATTTCGCCGACGCGGTCAAGAAGGACGCGAGCTTCCTGAGGAAGAGGATCGGCAGAGGCATCGAGTGGGCGAACGAGGCGCTCCGCATCCCGTTGGTCGCCAAAACCCTCGACGACGTGGTGTGGCTCAGGGTTTTGGAGAATCCCGACGCTCCTCCCGTCGAGGATTGTCCTTGGCCTCGTCCTTGCTATCCGG AACTCTCTGGGTTGGACTTGGTCATGGCTGATCTCAGAGCTTTGGAGGCATACATGGCTTATTTCTACTGTCTATCAAGGGTCTGGTCAAGGCCACTTCCTGAAGTCTATAATGTGGAAGATGTCAATTATTATTTCAGCTGCAGACCTCATGTTGTGGCCCTCCGGCTCCTCGAG gtcttcttctcctttgcaTCTGCCACTGTCAAAATTCGAGCATCAGGAATTGCCAGTTACTTGAGATTGAATTCAGATAAGGACAATGATGGCAACATTTCCCAGTACAATTTTGGGTTGGCGTTGAAAGAAACAATGTTAAATCTGGGGCCCACTTTCATCAAAG TTGGACAGTCTCTTTCCACGAGGCCAGATATTATCGGTTCTGAAATTTCAAAG GCGCTGTCTGAGCTGCATGATCAGATACCTCCTTTTCCCAGGACTGTGGCCATGCAAACCATCAAGGAAGAGTTTGGCTCTCCTGCCCAATCAATCTTCAGTCACATTTCTGAGGATCCTGTTGCTGCTGCATCATTTGGTCAG GTCTATCGTGGAAAGACTCTTGATGGACTTGATGTGGCTATAAAAGTTCAACGTCCTAATTTGCGACATGTGGTCGTGCGGGATATCTATATTCTCCGTCTAGCG CTGGGGCTTGTGCAAAAGATAGCTAAGAGAAAAAGTGACCTCCGATTGTATGCTGATGAGCTTGGGAAAGGTTTAGTAGGAGAATTGGATTACACCCTAGAAGCGTCAAATGCTGCAGAATTTTCG GAAACTCATTCCCACTTTACTTTTATGCGTGTTCCAAAAGTATTGGAACATCTTAGTCGGAAGAGGGTTTTGACAATGGAATGGATGGTTGGTGAGAGCCCAACTGACCTACTTGAAGTTTCTACTTCAAATGCCATGGTTGGTGGCTGTGCTTACTCTGAGGAGCAAATATTTGATGCAAAGAGGCGCCTTCTTGATCTG GTTAGCAAAGGGGTTGAGTCAACATTAGTTCAGCTCCTTGAAACAGGATTGCTGCATGCAGATCCACATCCTGGTAACTTGCGCTACACATCAACAGGACAAATAGG GTTTCTAGATTTTGGTTTGCTTTGTCAAATGGAAAGAAGACATCAACTCGCGATGCTTGCATCCATAGTACACATAGTAAATGGGGATTGGGCATCCCTTATTCAGGCTTTGACTGAAATGGATGTCGTAAGGCCAGGAACTAATCTATGGCGTGTTACCATG GATTTGGAAGATGCATTGGGAGAAGTGGAGTTTACAGATGGGATTCCTGATGTTAAGTTCAGTCGT GTTCTTGGAAAAATATGGTCCGTTGCCCTCAAGTACCATTTCCGCATGCCACCATACTACACTTTGGTCCTACGTTCTCTTGCATCTTTTGAAG GTTTGGCAGTAGCAGCTGatccaaatttcaagacttttcAAGCTGCATATCCATATGTTGTCAGGAAACTCTTGACTGAAAATACAGCAGCAACAAGGAAAATTCTTCATTCG GTGGTTTTCACCAAGAAAAAGGAGTTCCAGTGGGAAAGGCTCTCTTTGTTTTTAAAAGTTGGGGTCACTAG AAAAAGCATGCAAGGTTCAAGAGCCTTAAATGACGATGCTTCGCTTGATATTATCCCAAACAGGAACACCAGTGCTTTTGATGTCGCGAATTTGGTCTTAAGACTTCTGCCCTCTAAACAGGGTGTTGTGCTTAGGAGACTCTTAATGACTGCA GATGGAGCTTCTTTGATCAGGGCAATGGTTTCAAAGGAGGGGGGATTCTTCCGGCAGCAACTGTGTGGGATAATTGCGGAGATATTATACCATTGGATGCTTGGAGCTATTGGAAGCAGCACTCGAGTAGCTCAATACAATTCCCGAGTGAAGTTGGCAAGTGGGACTAGCAACTATGAACTAGGCCCATCATCCGGAAGGTCCACGTCCATCTATGATTATCAGTCCATCTTTAGAGATAGACGGCTCAGGGTCATCTTCTCGAAGGCCCTTCGTTCTGCACAAAGTGATCCAGTGCTGATGCTGAGATTCTGCTGGTCTTCACTGGTAATCTTCGTGACAGCTTCAGCTTTGGCTTGTCATCGGGCGGTGGTGAATCTCTCTGAAGCCTATCTGGGCCCTTTGTCATTTGTTCCCAAGCGATTCGCAATCAGCACATGA